Proteins encoded together in one Planctomyces sp. SH-PL14 window:
- a CDS encoding DUF1559 domain-containing protein, translated as MRRLRSGHSRPAFTLIELLVVIAIIAVLVAILLPAVQQAREAARASQCRNNMKQLGVAMHGYHETFGTFPADAIWVNQPGPNAQPRHYSWLVSILPQLDQAAVYNKLDLSAPLLNQQVAPNLTAQAVKLQTAMCPSDPGFDSLPHGIAWTSYGASQGYDWWSREDEHGGVFTLGKFTSINKIKDGTSNTIMIGETCSSGYTGSDQGGGGRLRVGGDRVFRSALLATHTHPVTMNAIGVDKNPDGTTAVEPPFWWRAAPYAWAPSYMSFLGMNSEWYAAGSDHEGGAHFLFSDGSVKFLSESIQSIPYGHQYSGPAPQSNVWNALHTMNGGRGEIKPVVD; from the coding sequence ATGCGCCGCTTGCGCTCGGGTCATTCACGTCCTGCTTTTACGTTGATTGAGCTTCTGGTCGTCATCGCGATCATCGCGGTGCTTGTTGCGATCCTGCTCCCTGCCGTTCAACAGGCACGCGAGGCCGCACGGGCCTCTCAGTGCCGGAACAACATGAAGCAGCTGGGGGTCGCCATGCACGGCTACCACGAAACGTTTGGAACGTTTCCGGCCGACGCCATCTGGGTCAATCAGCCCGGTCCCAACGCCCAGCCCCGTCACTACTCGTGGCTGGTGTCGATCCTGCCGCAACTGGACCAGGCGGCGGTGTACAACAAACTGGACCTGAGCGCGCCGCTGCTGAACCAGCAGGTCGCTCCCAACCTGACCGCCCAGGCGGTCAAGCTCCAGACCGCCATGTGCCCGTCCGACCCGGGCTTCGACTCGCTTCCGCACGGCATCGCCTGGACGAGCTACGGCGCGTCCCAGGGATACGACTGGTGGTCCCGCGAAGACGAACACGGCGGAGTCTTCACCCTGGGCAAGTTCACCTCGATCAACAAGATCAAGGATGGGACCTCGAACACGATCATGATCGGCGAGACGTGCTCCTCCGGCTACACCGGCTCGGACCAGGGGGGTGGAGGACGGCTCCGCGTCGGGGGTGATCGCGTTTTCCGCAGCGCCCTGCTGGCCACGCACACGCATCCCGTGACGATGAATGCGATCGGCGTCGACAAGAACCCGGACGGCACCACCGCGGTCGAACCGCCGTTCTGGTGGCGGGCCGCTCCGTACGCCTGGGCTCCCAGCTACATGTCGTTCCTGGGGATGAACTCCGAGTGGTACGCCGCGGGAAGCGACCACGAAGGGGGCGCCCACTTCCTGTTCTCCGACGGCTCGGTCAAGTTCCTGAGCGAGTCGATCCAGTCGATTCCCTACGGCCATCAGTACAGCGGCCCGGCCCCGCAGTCCAATGTGTGGAATGCCCTCCACACCATGAACGGCGGACGGGGCGAGATCAAGCCGGTCGTCGACTGA
- a CDS encoding NupC/NupG family nucleoside CNT transporter, protein MSGFETVDFGRYHGLIGFVALLLVGLAVSNNRRKIDWRPVVWGLVLQFGFALVTLKTEQGKWLFSRADELARQLLAFADSGTTLLLASHVDGQVSATLENLAFRTLPTVIFFSALTSLLYHLGIMQLIVKVFAWTMVRTMGTSGAESLSCSADIFVGQTEAPLLVKPYLATMTRSELVAIMAAGYGTIAGGVMMVYIALLKDVPGIAGHMLTASVMNAPAALVFAKLMYPEDGEPVTRGTLHVPIEKQTINVFEAVAAGASDGLKLTANIAAMLLAFTALVAMLNAGLQLTGLSLDQILGIPFRPLAWAMGATGSDTTVLANLLGKKTALNEFLAYRDMQGVVGQISPRTAIIASYALCGFANFASIGVQIGGLSAMCPERRKDVSELSLRSMAAGAMASCLSGCLAGVLVG, encoded by the coding sequence ATGTCTGGTTTCGAAACTGTGGACTTCGGCCGCTACCACGGCCTGATCGGCTTCGTCGCGCTGCTTCTCGTGGGGCTGGCGGTCTCGAACAACCGCCGCAAGATCGACTGGCGGCCGGTCGTGTGGGGGCTTGTCCTGCAGTTCGGCTTTGCCCTCGTCACGCTCAAGACCGAGCAGGGGAAGTGGCTCTTCTCCCGCGCGGACGAACTGGCCCGGCAGCTCCTCGCCTTCGCGGACTCGGGGACGACGCTCCTGCTCGCCTCGCATGTCGACGGCCAGGTCTCGGCGACGCTCGAGAACCTCGCCTTCCGCACGCTGCCGACGGTGATCTTCTTCTCCGCTCTGACGTCGCTGCTCTACCACCTCGGGATCATGCAGCTCATCGTCAAGGTCTTCGCCTGGACGATGGTCCGCACGATGGGGACCAGCGGGGCCGAGTCCCTCAGCTGCTCGGCCGATATCTTCGTCGGCCAGACCGAAGCGCCGCTGCTGGTGAAGCCGTACCTCGCCACCATGACCCGTTCGGAGCTTGTCGCCATCATGGCCGCGGGATACGGGACGATCGCCGGCGGCGTGATGATGGTCTACATCGCGCTGCTCAAGGATGTCCCGGGGATCGCCGGCCACATGCTGACCGCCTCGGTCATGAACGCCCCGGCAGCCCTCGTCTTCGCCAAGCTGATGTACCCGGAGGACGGCGAGCCCGTGACGCGGGGAACGCTGCACGTGCCGATCGAGAAGCAGACGATCAACGTCTTCGAGGCGGTTGCCGCCGGCGCTTCGGACGGACTCAAGCTGACCGCCAACATCGCCGCCATGCTGCTCGCCTTCACGGCCCTCGTCGCCATGCTGAATGCCGGTCTGCAGCTCACCGGTTTGTCCCTGGACCAGATCCTCGGCATCCCGTTCCGCCCGCTTGCCTGGGCGATGGGGGCGACCGGCAGCGACACGACCGTGCTGGCGAACCTGCTCGGCAAGAAAACCGCCCTCAATGAGTTCCTGGCCTACCGGGACATGCAGGGTGTCGTGGGCCAGATCTCCCCGCGGACAGCGATCATCGCCAGCTATGCGCTGTGCGGGTTTGCGAACTTCGCCTCGATCGGCGTCCAGATCGGCGGCCTGAGCGCGATGTGTCCCGAGCGGCGGAAGGACGTCTCCGAGCTCTCGCTGCGGTCGATGGCCGCGGGCGCGATGGCCTCGTGTCTCAGCGGCTGCCTCGCGGGTGTTCTTGTCGGGTGA
- a CDS encoding DUF6655 family protein — translation MWRCRSRSFSSLHPACALLACALAALSGCGTTQARIATDQMLASDAVDHAVSHLDFSPLSGQKVFFDDKFLQQPPGVIIGVGVVNQIYVASALRQHLLASGVLLADKLENADIVMEARVGILGADRHDLTYGLPASAANNLAASAATAATQVPIVIPEVSLARRVDQTAAAKIACYAYARDTRERIWQSGTSLARSTSKDSWLFGAGPFQKTTVENGVQFAGTSFSPFGKGPKKQRIDASFDRSVVFKEGHKVKPPEEAKTATPAIQQAAAEVKAPDPKAPGDKLSDSKSADAKGAASGTAPKELEKVAEAPQLLPAGDSQAPRPFPGPPSPAVAPSGSTPPEGPAADSAPKTEAGPETADDQPRPAPARAAAAEEATEAPSRFPWAPR, via the coding sequence ATGTGGCGGTGTCGGTCCCGATCGTTCTCCTCGCTGCACCCAGCGTGCGCGCTCCTCGCGTGCGCGCTGGCGGCACTGTCGGGATGCGGAACGACCCAGGCCCGGATCGCCACGGACCAGATGCTCGCCTCGGACGCCGTCGATCACGCGGTGTCGCATCTCGACTTCTCCCCGCTCTCCGGGCAGAAGGTGTTCTTCGACGACAAGTTCCTGCAGCAGCCCCCGGGCGTCATCATCGGCGTCGGGGTTGTGAATCAGATCTATGTGGCGAGCGCCCTGCGGCAGCACCTGCTTGCCTCGGGGGTTCTGCTGGCGGACAAGCTGGAGAACGCCGACATCGTCATGGAGGCCCGGGTCGGGATCCTGGGGGCGGACCGCCACGACCTGACCTACGGTCTCCCGGCTTCGGCCGCCAACAACCTGGCCGCAAGCGCCGCGACGGCCGCCACGCAGGTGCCGATCGTCATCCCGGAAGTCTCCCTGGCCCGCCGGGTCGATCAGACCGCCGCCGCCAAGATCGCCTGTTACGCGTACGCCCGCGACACGCGGGAGCGGATCTGGCAGTCCGGGACCTCGCTGGCCCGCTCCACCTCTAAGGACTCCTGGCTCTTCGGCGCGGGACCGTTCCAGAAAACGACCGTGGAGAACGGCGTCCAGTTCGCGGGGACCAGCTTCTCGCCGTTCGGCAAGGGCCCGAAGAAGCAGCGGATCGACGCGAGTTTCGATCGCTCCGTGGTCTTCAAGGAGGGGCACAAGGTGAAGCCCCCCGAAGAGGCCAAGACCGCCACTCCCGCCATCCAGCAGGCCGCCGCCGAGGTGAAGGCCCCCGATCCCAAGGCCCCGGGCGACAAGCTGTCCGATTCGAAATCGGCTGATGCCAAGGGGGCGGCCTCCGGGACCGCACCCAAGGAGCTGGAAAAGGTCGCCGAAGCGCCGCAGCTCCTCCCCGCAGGCGACTCGCAGGCCCCACGGCCCTTCCCCGGTCCCCCCTCCCCGGCCGTCGCCCCGTCGGGCAGCACCCCGCCCGAGGGCCCTGCCGCCGACTCCGCTCCGAAGACCGAGGCCGGGCCCGAGACGGCGGACGATCAGCCGCGCCCCGCTCCGGCTCGCGCCGCCGCTGCGGAGGAGGCCACCGAGGCCCCCTCCCGCTTCCCCTGGGCACCCCGCTGA
- a CDS encoding TlpA family protein disulfide reductase, whose protein sequence is MKRISPEHSSIANGRLSTGLLLGLALASGCGNGTPTGTVAEGQSSADEVQTAALTELAAPPALQPIDSGKPDSGIVLTAGEKKKVDPGDDEGVDVFATDDDEKDLKVAPGSPEALLREMARLKSAPVDVVKEPVPGKPGQFQERKLTEQQSVAEVSRRCHLIIDKAMQVIVATTKDASKETLFNNAVHYLCDARMSLALAGEKEQADLLSRDAVSLHRRKADSFAASEAGYKVVLLSQTLAEQQGKQDPNTVIACARQARLFAENFPSQTNRGAIALMTAGRLCEFFNQPAEGKICYELVESKYPKTPFADEVAGILRRIRLPGQTLTEFGGPTLDGGFFNLSDYRGRPLLIVFWSKDSGTFNQHLPQLLAMEKKYGQQGFSVVGINMDRDELGLEEYMGKNGIAWRQIFHSSPNQRGTRNPVAAHYGVTNVPTYWLIDGNARVLAAPLPIEQLESGIQYALKAR, encoded by the coding sequence ATGAAACGGATTTCCCCGGAGCACTCTTCCATTGCCAACGGTCGCCTCTCGACCGGACTCCTGCTGGGACTGGCGCTCGCCTCCGGATGCGGTAACGGAACACCGACGGGGACCGTCGCCGAAGGACAGTCGAGCGCTGACGAAGTTCAGACCGCGGCGCTGACCGAGCTGGCCGCTCCGCCGGCGCTGCAGCCGATCGACTCCGGCAAGCCGGACTCGGGGATCGTCCTGACCGCCGGCGAGAAGAAGAAGGTCGACCCCGGCGACGACGAGGGGGTCGACGTCTTTGCCACCGATGACGACGAGAAGGACCTGAAGGTCGCTCCCGGGAGCCCCGAGGCCCTGCTCCGCGAGATGGCGCGGCTCAAGTCCGCCCCGGTCGATGTCGTCAAGGAGCCGGTCCCGGGCAAGCCCGGCCAGTTCCAGGAACGCAAGCTCACCGAACAGCAGAGCGTCGCGGAAGTCAGCCGCCGCTGCCACCTCATCATCGACAAGGCGATGCAGGTCATCGTGGCGACCACCAAGGACGCCTCGAAGGAAACCCTGTTCAACAACGCCGTCCACTACCTGTGCGACGCCCGGATGTCGCTGGCTCTCGCCGGAGAGAAGGAACAGGCGGACCTCCTGAGCCGCGACGCCGTCTCGCTCCATCGCCGCAAGGCAGACTCCTTTGCCGCCTCCGAGGCGGGCTACAAGGTCGTCCTCCTCTCGCAGACGCTGGCCGAACAGCAGGGCAAGCAGGATCCGAACACCGTCATCGCCTGCGCCCGGCAGGCGCGGCTCTTCGCCGAGAACTTCCCGTCGCAGACGAACCGCGGCGCGATCGCGCTCATGACCGCCGGACGCCTGTGCGAGTTCTTCAACCAGCCGGCCGAAGGGAAGATCTGCTACGAGCTGGTCGAATCGAAGTATCCCAAAACACCATTCGCCGACGAGGTCGCCGGCATCCTGCGGCGGATCCGCCTCCCCGGCCAGACACTGACGGAGTTCGGCGGGCCGACGCTCGACGGCGGGTTCTTCAATCTTTCGGACTACCGCGGACGGCCGCTCCTGATCGTCTTCTGGTCGAAGGACTCGGGGACCTTCAACCAGCACCTGCCCCAGCTCCTGGCGATGGAGAAGAAGTACGGCCAGCAGGGGTTCTCGGTGGTCGGGATCAACATGGACCGCGACGAGCTCGGTCTCGAAGAGTACATGGGGAAGAACGGCATCGCCTGGCGGCAGATTTTCCACTCCTCGCCGAACCAGCGCGGGACGCGGAATCCCGTGGCGGCCCACTACGGCGTGACGAACGTCCCGACCTACTGGCTGATCGACGGAAACGCCCGGGTCCTTGCCGCTCCGCTGCCGATCGAGCAACTTGAGTCCGGAATCCAGTATGCTCTGAAGGCCCGATAG
- the ligA gene encoding NAD-dependent DNA ligase LigA produces the protein MPPSAQQEISDLREQINRHNRLYYVEAKPEIGDLEFDRLLKRLEELEAAHPEFDDPDSPTRKVGGAPIEGFRTVPHRLPMLSIDNMYDEEELDEFDARVRKVLGTAEEVEYAVEYKIDGVALSLIYEHGRLVQALTRGDGRQGDDITHNARTIGGVPLKLAGPHPPAVLEVRGEAYIANTDFAHLRADQERRGVELYANSRNTTAGALKLLDPKLCAARKVRFLAHGLGYSEGVDYQTHLEFLAGLNIFGIPATPAVEARTGMAATRELCHKRMEELPGLDFEVDGLVIKVNNYALRERLGNTSKAPRWVCAYKWEKYEATTQVLSIDIQVGKTGTLTPVANLKGVLIAGTTVTRASLHNKDELERLGIRVGDWVVVEKAGKIIPHVVRVEEHLRTGEEKEFPFPESCPECGAPVARDEGGVYIRCQNPNCPAQLKEGIRFFASRQAMDIEGLGIKLVEQLVDKGFLSNFGDIYRLSARREDLLQLERMGEKSVDNLLAGIEASKTRPLFRLLTALNIRHIGITTARALADYFGSLDLIAAQSAEQLATVDEIGPVIAKSLETFFQSDFGRRIVDDLRSVGLDFGQPIDRSAETAADEAALPLSGKTIVVTGTLVHFKRDEIKELIHRLGGKASGSVSKKTTFVVAGEEAGSKLDKARELGVQILTEAEFVELVGPQPS, from the coding sequence ATGCCCCCGTCCGCACAACAGGAAATCTCCGACCTGCGGGAGCAGATCAACCGTCACAACCGGCTTTACTATGTCGAGGCGAAGCCGGAGATCGGCGATCTGGAGTTCGACCGGCTTCTGAAGCGACTCGAGGAGCTCGAAGCGGCCCATCCCGAGTTCGACGATCCCGACAGTCCGACCCGCAAGGTGGGGGGAGCCCCGATCGAGGGGTTCCGGACCGTCCCGCATCGCCTGCCGATGCTCTCGATCGACAATATGTATGACGAGGAGGAGCTGGACGAGTTCGACGCCCGCGTCCGCAAGGTCCTGGGGACCGCCGAGGAGGTCGAGTACGCGGTCGAATACAAGATCGACGGGGTCGCGCTCTCGCTGATCTATGAGCACGGCCGGCTGGTCCAGGCGTTGACGCGGGGGGACGGGCGGCAGGGGGACGACATCACCCACAACGCCCGGACGATCGGGGGGGTCCCGCTGAAACTGGCCGGACCGCACCCGCCGGCGGTGCTGGAGGTCCGCGGGGAGGCGTATATCGCCAACACGGACTTCGCCCATCTCCGGGCCGACCAGGAGCGGCGGGGGGTGGAGCTCTACGCGAACTCCCGCAATACGACCGCCGGGGCCCTGAAGCTCCTCGACCCCAAGCTCTGCGCCGCCCGCAAGGTCCGGTTCCTGGCCCACGGGCTGGGCTACTCCGAAGGGGTCGACTACCAGACCCACCTCGAGTTCCTGGCGGGGCTCAACATCTTCGGGATCCCGGCGACGCCGGCGGTCGAGGCCCGCACCGGGATGGCGGCGACCCGCGAGCTGTGCCACAAGCGGATGGAGGAACTGCCGGGGCTCGACTTCGAGGTCGACGGCCTCGTCATCAAGGTCAACAACTACGCTCTGCGGGAGCGGCTCGGAAACACCTCGAAGGCCCCCCGCTGGGTCTGCGCCTACAAATGGGAGAAGTACGAGGCGACGACGCAGGTCCTCTCGATCGACATCCAGGTCGGCAAGACCGGAACGCTCACGCCGGTGGCCAACCTGAAGGGGGTCCTGATCGCCGGGACGACCGTGACCCGGGCCAGCCTGCACAATAAGGACGAGCTCGAACGGCTCGGAATCCGCGTCGGCGACTGGGTCGTCGTGGAAAAGGCGGGGAAGATCATCCCGCACGTCGTGCGGGTCGAAGAGCACCTCCGCACCGGGGAGGAGAAAGAGTTCCCGTTTCCGGAGAGCTGCCCGGAGTGCGGCGCGCCGGTCGCCCGGGACGAAGGCGGGGTCTACATCCGCTGCCAGAACCCGAACTGCCCCGCGCAGCTCAAGGAGGGGATCCGGTTCTTCGCCTCCCGGCAGGCAATGGACATCGAGGGGCTGGGGATCAAGCTCGTCGAACAGCTTGTCGACAAAGGCTTTCTGTCCAACTTCGGCGACATCTACCGTCTCTCGGCCCGCCGGGAGGACCTGCTGCAGCTCGAGCGGATGGGGGAGAAGTCGGTCGACAACCTGCTGGCAGGGATCGAGGCCTCGAAGACGCGGCCGCTGTTCCGGCTGCTGACGGCGCTCAACATCCGGCATATCGGGATCACGACCGCCCGGGCCCTGGCGGACTACTTCGGCTCCCTCGACCTCATCGCCGCGCAGTCGGCGGAGCAGCTTGCGACGGTCGACGAGATCGGGCCGGTGATCGCCAAGTCACTCGAGACGTTCTTCCAGTCGGACTTCGGCCGGCGGATCGTCGACGACCTCCGCAGCGTCGGTCTCGACTTCGGCCAGCCGATCGACCGTTCCGCCGAGACAGCCGCGGACGAGGCGGCGCTGCCGCTCTCCGGGAAGACGATCGTCGTCACCGGGACGCTGGTGCACTTCAAGCGGGATGAGATCAAGGAGCTGATCCACCGTCTGGGGGGGAAGGCGTCCGGGAGCGTCTCCAAGAAGACGACGTTCGTCGTCGCCGGGGAGGAGGCGGGGAGCAAGCTGGACAAGGCCCGCGAACTGGGGGTCCAGATCCTCACCGAAGCGGAGTTCGTCGAGCTCGTCGGGCCGCAGCCTTCGTGA
- a CDS encoding ParA family protein, translating into MRVIAVMNQKGGVGKTTSSVNIAAGLARAGRRVCLIDLDPQAHSSIHLGLEATGKDSIYQIFAGAKAFNDVRQMISSNLWIAPADLDLAATELELVDAPGREFVLRKALEEAKASEQFDYVILDCPPSLGVLTINALTAATEVFIPLQPHFFALQGLSKLLETTALVARRLNRNLKVSGILLCLFETGTRLATDVTDDLLRFLRNSDPQAPWAGAKVFGTRIRRNIKLAEAPSFAQSIFEYAPGSSGAQDYGNLVTEMLSAEPGFVAQAA; encoded by the coding sequence ATGCGCGTGATCGCGGTCATGAATCAGAAGGGTGGAGTCGGCAAGACCACCTCCAGCGTCAACATCGCCGCGGGACTGGCCCGCGCTGGCCGCCGCGTCTGTCTGATCGACCTCGATCCCCAGGCCCACTCGTCGATCCATCTCGGCCTGGAAGCGACCGGGAAGGATTCCATCTACCAGATCTTCGCCGGGGCCAAGGCGTTCAACGACGTCCGGCAGATGATCTCGAGCAACCTCTGGATCGCCCCCGCCGATCTCGACCTGGCGGCGACCGAGCTGGAGCTCGTCGACGCTCCCGGCCGCGAGTTCGTCCTCCGCAAAGCTCTCGAAGAGGCCAAGGCGAGCGAGCAGTTCGATTACGTGATCCTCGACTGCCCTCCGTCGCTCGGCGTCCTGACGATCAACGCCCTGACCGCCGCCACGGAAGTCTTTATTCCGCTCCAGCCGCACTTCTTCGCCCTCCAGGGGCTGTCGAAGCTCCTCGAAACGACCGCCCTCGTCGCCCGGCGACTCAACAGGAATCTCAAGGTCAGCGGGATCCTGCTCTGCCTGTTCGAGACCGGCACCCGCCTGGCGACCGACGTCACGGACGACCTGCTGCGGTTCCTCCGCAATTCCGATCCGCAGGCCCCGTGGGCGGGAGCCAAGGTCTTCGGCACCCGGATTCGCCGGAATATCAAGCTTGCCGAAGCTCCCAGCTTTGCCCAGTCCATCTTTGAATACGCCCCCGGTTCGTCGGGAGCCCAGGACTACGGCAACCTGGTCACGGAAATGCTCTCCGCGGAGCCGGGCTTCGTGGCTCAGGCGGCCTGA
- a CDS encoding rhomboid family intramembrane serine protease: MNSEPTPEPTTPAPVPPAPSAPEGAVRIPPSAGPALDRVAATTPASASPGPAPTVRRVPIPRPAIDRGVRVTRLIILTCLGIWVWVNSGDSKPELIPQLRPYGVRIADEIWSGAYWALWPAAFVHVDFWHVVLNMMATWTLGSTMERTVGPWKFLLFCLASAPITTGIQLAASGSTGIGFSGVVFAIFGFLWAGVARYPEFRRVIHRANLVMLLGWLGVCFIVTWLDLLPIANAAHVAGLLWGLATGLAFTARQPVPRAVGAVGGLAMAAAVVVSLFWAPWLEIWLGYKAEQAARGHDYEAALQYVDTVLERDPESKWAGRYRKRLLWLQRRDSEVETL; the protein is encoded by the coding sequence ATGAATTCCGAACCAACGCCCGAACCGACTACCCCCGCTCCCGTGCCCCCCGCCCCCTCGGCTCCCGAGGGGGCCGTGCGGATTCCGCCGTCAGCGGGGCCGGCCCTGGACCGCGTCGCTGCGACGACGCCGGCTTCCGCCTCTCCGGGACCGGCTCCGACGGTCCGACGTGTGCCGATCCCGCGACCGGCGATCGACCGCGGAGTCCGGGTGACCCGTCTCATCATCCTGACCTGCCTGGGGATCTGGGTGTGGGTCAACTCGGGGGATTCGAAGCCCGAGCTGATCCCCCAGCTGAGGCCGTATGGCGTCCGCATCGCCGACGAGATCTGGAGCGGAGCCTACTGGGCGCTCTGGCCGGCGGCCTTTGTCCACGTCGACTTCTGGCACGTGGTCCTGAACATGATGGCCACCTGGACCCTCGGCAGCACGATGGAGCGGACCGTCGGCCCGTGGAAATTCCTGCTGTTCTGTCTCGCCTCCGCGCCGATCACCACGGGGATTCAACTGGCGGCGAGCGGATCGACGGGGATCGGCTTCTCGGGTGTCGTCTTCGCGATCTTCGGCTTTCTCTGGGCCGGCGTCGCGCGGTATCCGGAATTCCGGCGCGTCATCCATCGGGCCAATCTGGTGATGCTGCTCGGTTGGCTGGGCGTGTGCTTTATCGTCACGTGGCTGGACCTGCTGCCGATCGCCAACGCTGCGCATGTCGCGGGTCTCCTGTGGGGGCTGGCGACGGGACTGGCTTTCACGGCCCGCCAGCCGGTCCCCAGGGCGGTGGGAGCCGTGGGAGGCCTGGCGATGGCGGCCGCGGTCGTGGTCTCGCTCTTCTGGGCGCCGTGGCTTGAGATCTGGCTCGGCTACAAGGCGGAACAGGCGGCGCGGGGTCACGACTATGAGGCGGCCCTGCAATATGTCGACACGGTCCTTGAGCGAGATCCGGAGTCGAAGTGGGCAGGTCGATACCGCAAGCGGCTGTTGTGGCTGCAGCGGCGGGACTCGGAGGTGGAAACGCTCTGA